The nucleotide window TACCGCGTCGGGCTAGCTCGGCCAGCACCATATAGCCTGCGTTGTGCCTGGTCCCTTCGTATTTGCGGCCAGGATTGCCCAGCCCTGCTACTAGTTTCATGCGCTACTGCGTTAAGAGACCCTCGCTCCGACAAGGACGTGACATTGCTCGAATGCGGCACTGCCTGCTGGCGACGACTCGGACGCAATTATTCCTCGGACGTTTCCTCTTCCTCGCCTGCCTTGCGGCCAATGATCTCGGGCTCGGCGCTGTCGCCTGCAACACCCTCGTCCGACTCCTCAACTGGCAGGGCACAGTGCACTACCACGGTGTCAGGATCGGTGATTAGCGTAACACCCTGTGGCAGTTCGATATTGCTGGCACGCAACGACTGATCCAGGCCCAGGCTACCGATCCGCAATTCCAGCTTCTCGGGAATGGCGATCGCCAGGCACTCGATCTCGATCGTGTGCTGCGAATGTTCGATGTGGCCCCCTTCTTTCACGCCTGGGCTCTCGCCACGCAGTACAACGGCCACCTCGATTTGCAGCCGCTCGTCAGCCGAAACGCGGGTGAAGTCGACGTGGAGCACCTCGTTGCCAAACGGGTCCCATTGCAGCTCGCGGATGAAGGCCTTTTCCTTGACGGCGCCGTCCAGGTCCACGACGCGGGCCCCATGTCGCAGGGCCGCCGCTAACTGATCGGCCGCAACCGATAAGCTGAGCGTTTGCTCGCCGTGACCGTACAGCACGACCGGCACATGTCCGCCGCCGCGTAGACGCCGCGATTCGCGCTTGCCTAGTCCCGCGCGCTTTTCAACTTTCAAAGCTTCCGACATTTCTTCCTCGTTAGTACGCCATCATCCTTCGATACGCCAGAATTCGATTCCGGCAGCCGCAGCCCAACGGACAGAAAACTCACCGCCAACGCGGGGGCTAACGATCGAGAGCCTCTCCCGGCGGGTTCCGCCACTGGCGCGAATCTCGCCATTTTGCCGGAAATTGGCCGGATTGCAACCCCGCCCAAACAATTGACGATCCCCATGGTAAAGTTGGCCCTGCGACGTTCTTAAGGGGGCCAGGCCGCCCTAATGCCGCGGCTACCGACGGCACTCGAACGCGCCAGCCAGCAAGGTCGCCCGCACAACCTTCGACAGGCGAAATCGCGGATCGGCACCCCCGAAAGAATTCCCGCGCCTACACAAACAGCCGACTTACCGATTCGTTGCGGTGGATCCGCTTGATTGCTTCGCCCAAAAGGGGCGCCACCGTCAGTACCGTAACCTTGTTGGGTGCCTTGTCGATCTTGTCGGCAGAGAGCGGAATGGTGTCGGTAATGACCAGGGCCTCGACGGGTGCCGCATGCAGTCGATCGATCGCCCCCCCACACAACACACCGTGCGTAGCGGCCACGTAGATTTTACGGGCCCCCGCGTCGTGCAGCTTTTGCGCGGCCCCGCAGATACTGCCCGCCGTGCTGATCATGTCGTCAAACATCAGCACGACTTTGCCCTCGACCGGCGCGCCAATAATATTCTCCTGGCGGGTGCGCTCGGCGCTACTGCGCCGCTTGTCGACAATGGCCAGGCGCCCGCCCAACCGCTTGGCATGCCCCAACGCCCGTTTGATGCTCCCTTCGTCCGGGCTAACGACGACCATGTCGTCCTCTTCGATGCCCATCTTCAAAAAGTAGTCGTTTAAAACCGGCGCGGCGTATAAGTGATCGACCGGAACGTCAAAAAACCCCTGAATCTGCGCGGCGTGCAAATCCATTGTCAACACGCGATCG belongs to Pirellulales bacterium and includes:
- a CDS encoding 50S ribosomal protein L25, which translates into the protein MSEALKVEKRAGLGKRESRRLRGGGHVPVVLYGHGEQTLSLSVAADQLAAALRHGARVVDLDGAVKEKAFIRELQWDPFGNEVLHVDFTRVSADERLQIEVAVVLRGESPGVKEGGHIEHSQHTIEIECLAIAIPEKLELRIGSLGLDQSLRASNIELPQGVTLITDPDTVVVHCALPVEESDEGVAGDSAEPEIIGRKAGEEEETSEE
- a CDS encoding ribose-phosphate pyrophosphokinase, with translation MNGLKIFSGRANPALARRICEYLGLPMGAISMGNFPDGEISCKVDEDVRGRDVFLVQPTCPPVNENLMELLIMIESCKRASAERVTAVMPYYGYARQDRKDEGRVPITAKLVANIITRAGADRVLTMDLHAAQIQGFFDVPVDHLYAAPVLNDYFLKMGIEEDDMVVVSPDEGSIKRALGHAKRLGGRLAIVDKRRSSAERTRQENIIGAPVEGKVVLMFDDMISTAGSICGAAQKLHDAGARKIYVAATHGVLCGGAIDRLHAAPVEALVITDTIPLSADKIDKAPNKVTVLTVAPLLGEAIKRIHRNESVSRLFV